One region of Citrus sinensis cultivar Valencia sweet orange chromosome 6, DVS_A1.0, whole genome shotgun sequence genomic DNA includes:
- the LOC102616804 gene encoding probable calcium-binding protein CML46 codes for MAANSFYCLITMQKSPGNKNQHPFNQFFAFIQGFLFHKFLTMISCVNTFFLSHRSFVQSQFESCESRNWDEKSQDFKLCSKQASCNEKKHDDESLSRDQVETVMTNLTLFCSPEGEELPQKVGSRELSRLFEEKEPSLEEVKDAFDVFDENKDGFIDALELQRVLCILGMKEGFQLENCKKMIKTFDENGDGRIDFKEFVKFMESSFVES; via the coding sequence ATGGCTGCTAACAGTTTTTACTGCTTAATTACAATGCAAAAATCACCAGGAAACAAGAACCAACACCCCTTTAATCAATTCTTTGCATTCATTCAAGGCTTTTTGTTTCATAAGTTTCTAACAATGATCAGTTGCGTTAACACTTTTTTCTTAAGCCATCGTTCTTTTGTCCAATCCCAATTTGAGTCTTGCGAGTCAAGAAATTGGGATGAGAAGAGCCAAGATTTTAAGTTGTGCAGCAAACAAGCTTCCTGCAATGAGAAGAAACATGACGATGAGAGTCTCTCTAGAGATCAAGTGGAGACGGTGATGACAAACTTGACACTTTTTTGCAGCCCCGAAGGCGAGGAGCTTCCGCAGAAGGTCGGTTCCAGAGAGCTTTCCAGGTTGTTTGAGGAGAAAGAACCAAGCTTGGAGGAGGTGAAGGATGCTTTTGATGTGTTTGATGAGAACAAAGATGGCTTTATTGATGCCCTGGAGTTGCAGAGAGTGCTCTGTATTTTGGGCATGAAAGAGGGATTCCAGCTGGAGAACTGcaagaaaatgatcaaaacTTTTGATGAAAACGGAGATGGAAGGATAGATTTTAAGGAATTTGTAAAGTTTATGGAGAGTAGCTTTGTTGAATCCTAA